CAAAGTAGTTGATGTACACTCTGCAGAAGAGGCACAGGAAGACACAAACAATGACTTCATTAACTCATTTGTGTAAGTTATGAGTGAGACAGAACAGGACAGGGGGCAGTGCTTCTTATTCCTCAGAAGAAATGTCAAGCTTAATTTTTACCAAAACCTAGCTCAATTCTCCAGCacacatccagaaaaaaaaaaaatcaatattccTCAGAGTTCCTGgaactgcacttttttttgtcttcagtgcaAACTCTTCTTCAGTCTGGGACCATTCAGACACCAGACAGCTTTTGGTTAGCAGCCTGTCAAGAATTTCCAAAGATCaaaaccttttgtttctgaGCACTGCAGTCCTTCACACGTGTCAAATAGACCAGCAGCCCCACGAAAGCCAAGCAGGCCCTCAGGGTCAGCTCTGCACTTCTGCCTCCCAACCCCAGCGTGTCAGTAGCAGCTGCACACAGACACTCCCCCCAAGGCTCCACTGCCTGCGAGGGAACCATTCACAGCCTGCTGGTTTCCACTTGTTCTTTCAGTTCCAGCCTGTTAATGCTCCTCCATCATGCTTTCAGCCTCCCATCACCAGAGGACAAGACATCACACCTGAGAGGCAAGCTGTACCACTTGTCAGTCCTCTGGTATTTTTCCCTACTCTGAGAACAGGAAGCCATTTAACAGAGGGCTCAGATGTAGTCATTAAACTCTTAACTGGACATGAAAACACTGCAGATGAGCACTTGCTATTTTCTCAGTCACATGGACTTATTCCTggcttgctgtatttttaaacaatcttgtcaaagtaatttcagaaagcCAGATAAATAAGGTTAAAACTGTGTCCCAGCCTCACCTGTCTGCAGATACATGCAAGTGCTTAGAGATGAGATCACACAGCAGCTTGGTGTAAGTCTTGTTCTGCTGCCCTCCTATTTTGCCGATGCTGTAAAGGCTGCAGAGCGCGCAGGGATCAGTGGAGCCCCCGAAGGACATCATCTGATCAGGTACGATGTGCACAGCTATGTACTGCAGTAGGAGAACACAGTTACAGCAGGTCAGACCTTCCCTCTCAATGCAAACTTGCTTTACCTACCAACTTAAGCAGCACAGTTGTGTTCTGGGCTCAGGCAGCTCGCCCTCTGCACCCTTCCCAGCCTCTGGGGAAGCATTAACGGCTCAAGTCGCTGCAGCCCACACGGGCGGCATGGCTGTGCATGCTCAGGGATCCCCTCAGCTTTAGGGACAAAGGTTGTGCTTGGGCAAAGCCGCAGGTAAAAGGGACActcctgcctgccacagccccaCCACTGCATGGGGGGAGAGGCACCGTGGCTGGAGATAGAAGCCTTAAGACTATATTTTCGTGCCAGAATCCACATCCTCAAATCACTGACAGAGCCACCGGGCCTGTCTAAGAGCCTGTCTGCAATTCAGCCTTACCGGGCCGGGACTTCTCAGGCTGCAGCGTTTTGGCCCAAGAGGGCCGCATCCGACCGCGGGGTAAGCGGGAACAGCCCGGAGGAGAGCTCGGTATCTGTGACTTGGCTTTGCCAGGCTCGCTGGCCGGGCAGacaccagccccttcccccaAACGTGCCGCCAGCACAGCTCCGCGGCTGAAGCCCCGATTCCTGGGCAGGAGCGCTGACAAGTCTCCGCCGCCGTAGCTACGTGAGCACAAGAGCTCCCTGTGGGTCAGGCTGCTGCGCCGGGCGGCCCGGCTGATGGCCGCCGGGCCTAGGGAAGGGCAGCAGCGCAGGCAGAGGGAGGCCTGCCGCCGCGCCACGGCTCCC
The Falco rusticolus isolate bFalRus1 chromosome 1, bFalRus1.pri, whole genome shotgun sequence genome window above contains:
- the MIF gene encoding macrophage migration inhibitory factor, whose amino-acid sequence is MPMFAIQTNVCKDAVPDSLLGDLTQQLAKATGKPAQYIAVHIVPDQMMSFGGSTDPCALCSLYSIGKIGGQQNKTYTKLLCDLISKHLHVSADRVYINYFDMNAANVGWNGSTFA